The following coding sequences lie in one Deltaproteobacteria bacterium genomic window:
- the tadA gene encoding Flp pilus assembly complex ATPase component TadA, whose protein sequence is MSLPLPSISHFSKDLIHEGLVSKEQLAVAKVSQENLGEDLGNILIKKGFINETQLLEFLSRHLKIPFISLKDKKFDPQILREISPTVAKRHMVIPLQRNNNKIEVAMANPLNTFALDDLKMSFHEEVVPFLASPREIQQAIESAYVTEHDGDESKHSAIIETITEGTGLGEMEYKKIQEIASGPKVISVVNELISKAWSERASDIHVEPFKDKSRIRYRIDGILMEKSLLSKNMHLAVVSRIKIMAGLDIAEHRVPQDGRVRMRLVGRTLDLRISTCPTQYGEKVVLRLLSKESLRDIDDLGFSTEQRKLFSDIINKSHGIFLATGPTGAGKSATLYAALARINSPESNIISIEDPIESEIEGIAQISVNPKAGLTFASILRSVLRQDPDVIMIGEIRDAETASIAVRAAITGHLVLSTLHTNTAAGAISRLLDLGVEPFLLSTALQGVLAQRLVRKICKECREPIQIDTSKLGPYAKLVKKAFRGKGCKNCHLSGYSGRIGIFEMAPVDDSIRQLIYNRANDTEIEKQLRAMGFVDMRKDGFSKVEQGITTLEEVLRVTQED, encoded by the coding sequence GTGTCTTTACCCCTTCCTTCCATCAGTCATTTTTCCAAGGATTTGATCCATGAAGGATTGGTCAGCAAGGAACAGTTGGCCGTTGCGAAGGTCAGTCAGGAGAATTTGGGGGAAGACCTTGGAAACATTCTCATCAAAAAAGGATTTATCAATGAAACACAATTGTTGGAATTTTTGAGCAGACATCTCAAAATTCCTTTCATCTCTCTCAAAGATAAAAAATTCGATCCGCAAATTTTGAGGGAAATTTCACCCACGGTTGCCAAACGCCACATGGTGATTCCACTCCAACGCAACAACAACAAAATAGAAGTGGCCATGGCCAATCCACTCAATACTTTTGCACTGGATGATCTCAAAATGTCATTCCATGAAGAGGTTGTTCCCTTTCTCGCGAGCCCCCGTGAAATACAGCAGGCGATTGAAAGCGCCTATGTCACCGAACACGACGGAGACGAATCCAAACACAGCGCCATTATTGAAACGATTACGGAAGGCACCGGTTTGGGAGAAATGGAATACAAAAAAATTCAGGAGATCGCTTCGGGTCCCAAAGTCATTTCCGTTGTCAATGAACTTATCAGCAAGGCGTGGAGTGAAAGAGCCAGTGACATTCACGTGGAACCTTTCAAAGACAAGAGCCGCATTCGTTATCGCATTGACGGCATTCTCATGGAAAAAAGTTTGCTTTCTAAAAACATGCATCTGGCTGTGGTCTCCCGCATTAAAATCATGGCGGGGCTCGATATTGCGGAACACAGAGTTCCGCAGGATGGAAGAGTGCGCATGCGACTTGTGGGACGCACGTTGGATTTGCGTATCTCCACCTGCCCCACGCAATATGGAGAGAAAGTTGTGCTTAGACTTCTATCGAAAGAATCGCTTCGTGATATTGATGATTTGGGATTTTCCACGGAACAACGCAAACTGTTCTCCGACATCATCAACAAAAGTCATGGCATCTTTTTGGCCACCGGACCCACCGGAGCCGGAAAATCCGCAACGCTCTACGCCGCCTTGGCCCGCATCAATTCTCCCGAAAGCAACATCATCTCGATTGAAGACCCGATTGAAAGTGAGATTGAAGGCATCGCGCAAATTTCCGTCAACCCAAAAGCGGGCCTGACTTTTGCGAGTATTCTGCGTTCTGTGTTGAGGCAAGATCCCGATGTCATCATGATTGGAGAAATCCGGGATGCTGAAACAGCAAGCATTGCCGTGCGAGCCGCCATCACGGGACATCTTGTTTTATCAACCCTGCATACCAACACCGCCGCCGGTGCGATTTCACGCCTGCTGGATTTGGGAGTCGAACCCTTTCTGCTCAGCACAGCCCTGCAAGGAGTTTTGGCCCAAAGACTTGTGCGAAAAATTTGCAAGGAATGCCGCGAACCGATTCAGATTGACACATCAAAACTGGGACCCTACGCAAAACTCGTCAAGAAAGCCTTCCGCGGGAAGGGTTGCAAAAATTGCCATCTCTCGGGGTACAGCGGACGCATCGGAATTTTTGAAATGGCTCCTGTTGATGACAGCATCCGCCAATTGATTTACAATCGCGCCAACGATACGGAAATTGAAAAGCAATTGCGGGCCATGGGTTTTGTTGACATGCGCAAGGATGGTTTCAGCAAGGTGGAACAAGGAATCACCACATTAGAAGAGGTATTGCGTGTAACACAGGAGGATTGA